In a single window of the Luteibacter rhizovicinus DSM 16549 genome:
- a CDS encoding AraC family transcriptional regulator, whose product MVDPLTEVVTLLQPMTRFSKQVVGAGPWRVSRSEPGDPFYCVVLQGGCQVTIDDGEPMVLSSGDFILVPVSHTVALTSLEPPPEGVDSAPPVCLASGEFRIGEEDQPPDVRMLVGHCSFASPDAALLVALLPQVIHVRGQDRLATLVQLVRDESREQRPAREAVLARLVELLLIEAFRLTTGTGASPGLVRGLADARLATAIRLMHERPSHPWTVADLAKEAALSRTTFFVRFSREVGVTPMDYLLSWRMALAKDLLRQGQGRITEIAERVGYGSASTFSVAFTRHVRVSPTQYVRDHGASHG is encoded by the coding sequence TTGGTCGACCCGCTCACCGAAGTAGTCACGCTGCTCCAGCCGATGACCCGGTTCTCCAAGCAGGTCGTCGGTGCCGGGCCCTGGCGTGTGAGCCGGTCGGAACCGGGCGACCCCTTCTACTGCGTGGTCTTGCAGGGCGGGTGCCAGGTGACGATCGATGATGGTGAGCCGATGGTGTTGTCGTCCGGTGACTTCATCCTCGTGCCGGTCAGCCATACCGTGGCGTTGACCAGTCTCGAGCCGCCGCCGGAAGGCGTGGACTCGGCGCCGCCGGTGTGTCTGGCGAGCGGGGAATTCAGGATAGGCGAGGAAGACCAGCCGCCCGATGTGCGCATGCTCGTCGGGCATTGCAGCTTCGCCTCACCGGATGCCGCTTTGCTGGTGGCCTTGCTACCTCAGGTGATCCACGTGCGTGGTCAGGACCGCCTGGCGACGCTGGTCCAGCTGGTGCGTGACGAATCACGCGAGCAGCGTCCCGCGCGTGAGGCCGTGCTCGCCAGGCTCGTCGAATTGTTGCTTATCGAAGCGTTTCGATTGACCACGGGTACGGGCGCGTCGCCTGGATTGGTACGTGGTCTCGCCGACGCGCGTCTTGCGACTGCCATTCGTCTCATGCACGAGCGGCCGTCTCATCCGTGGACGGTTGCCGATCTCGCCAAGGAAGCGGCACTGTCGCGTACCACGTTCTTCGTGCGCTTCAGCCGTGAGGTCGGTGTTACACCGATGGACTATCTGTTGTCCTGGCGCATGGCGCTGGCCAAGGATCTGTTGCGCCAGGGGCAGGGGCGTATAACGGAAATCGCCGAGCGCGTCGGCTACGGCTCAGCGAGCACGTTCAGCGTCGCTTTTACGCGGCATGTGCGCGTGTCACCCACGCAATATGTTCGGGATCACGGAGCCTCTCATGGCTAA
- a CDS encoding dihydrofolate reductase family protein gives MAKFIFGLNQSLDGYVDHQAFGPSPTLFRHFIGQVRDQAGMIYGRRMYEVMRYWDDDSEEWSADEREYAEAWRSRPKWVVSRSQDPVGPCATLVTGDIESVLRRLKADVDGDIEVAGPDLAHSLGKLGLIDEYQLYVHPVVLGHGKPLFAGPRPRLRLVANEIIDGDVVRLTYVPAG, from the coding sequence ATGGCTAAGTTTATCTTCGGCCTGAACCAGTCCCTGGATGGTTACGTCGACCATCAGGCGTTCGGTCCATCTCCTACGCTCTTCCGACACTTCATCGGGCAGGTACGCGACCAGGCTGGAATGATTTACGGCCGCCGCATGTACGAGGTGATGCGCTATTGGGACGACGATTCGGAGGAGTGGAGCGCCGATGAGCGCGAGTATGCCGAGGCGTGGCGAAGCCGGCCGAAGTGGGTCGTATCGCGCTCGCAGGACCCGGTCGGCCCGTGCGCCACGCTTGTGACTGGCGACATCGAATCGGTGTTGAGAAGGTTGAAAGCCGACGTTGACGGAGACATCGAAGTCGCCGGACCGGACCTTGCGCACAGCCTGGGCAAGCTTGGTCTGATCGATGAGTATCAACTGTATGTCCATCCCGTCGTGCTCGGTCACGGCAAGCCCTTATTTGCAGGCCCTCGGCCGCGACTCCGCTTGGTGGCCAACGAGATCATCGATGGGGACGTGGTCCGGCTGACGTATGTTCCAGCTGGTTAA
- a CDS encoding SDR family oxidoreductase: MKTVLITGCSSGFGLEIARYFLERDWNVVATMRSPRTDLLPASARLRILPLDVTNEASIRQAIEAAGPIDAVVNNAGIGTAAPVELLSMDTVRDVFETNTFGTMAVTQAVLPQFRQRKAGVVVNVTSSVTLKPLPLVSAYRASKAAVNSFTETLAAEVAAFGIRAHIVLPGRAPDTRFGENGHGRMHGFDHEAYAPIAQQLMSSLTDASAPITKVEDVNEAVWQAVTDAHAPFRIYAGADARAWAAE; this comes from the coding sequence ATGAAAACCGTCTTGATTACGGGGTGTTCCTCGGGCTTTGGCCTCGAGATCGCCCGATACTTCCTCGAGCGCGACTGGAACGTGGTGGCAACGATGCGCAGCCCGCGCACCGACCTCCTCCCTGCCTCCGCGCGCCTGCGGATCCTCCCCCTGGATGTCACCAACGAGGCGAGCATTCGCCAGGCTATCGAGGCGGCGGGGCCGATCGACGCGGTCGTGAACAATGCAGGCATCGGTACCGCGGCGCCGGTGGAGCTGCTTTCGATGGACACGGTTCGCGACGTGTTCGAAACCAACACGTTCGGGACGATGGCCGTCACCCAGGCGGTGCTTCCCCAGTTCCGCCAACGCAAGGCGGGCGTCGTCGTCAACGTCACCTCGAGCGTGACCCTCAAGCCCCTGCCCCTGGTGTCGGCTTACCGGGCGAGCAAGGCCGCCGTTAATTCCTTCACCGAGACGCTCGCTGCCGAGGTCGCGGCGTTCGGGATTCGTGCGCACATCGTCTTACCGGGTCGTGCCCCCGATACGCGATTCGGGGAGAACGGACACGGGCGCATGCACGGCTTCGATCACGAGGCGTACGCGCCTATCGCGCAGCAACTGATGTCGAGCCTGACGGATGCGTCGGCGCCGATCACGAAGGTCGAGGACGTCAACGAGGCGGTGTGGCAAGCGGTGACCGATGCCCATGCGCCGTTCCGGATCTATGCCGGTGCCGACGCCAGGGCCTGGGCCGCCGAATAA
- a CDS encoding cytochrome c/FTR1 family iron permease, which produces MVPRVTRWLAGFTFFVLLTTTCLAAEPYAADAQTAWRLLDYIAVDYAGAVNHGVVSSPAEYAEQQEFAATVATHIAALPEKPGKAALLAQSDALKAAIASKSEPKDVADASHRLAAALLAAYPVPLAPSRVPDFARGAQLFQQNCMACHGATGHGDGPAAKALATPPIAFTDQDRARERSVFSLYQIVTQGVDGTPMPSFASLSDDDRWSLALYVGHFAVPDPVAAAGEQRWKNDAGTHKDVPDLTSLVTTTPAALGKRIGQQQADEIMGYLRRHPEALAPKVSASSLSVVRDKLKASLAAYREGDKPGASTLALSAYLDGFEPIEPLLGTRDSTLLEHIEGSMGEYRAAIEHGATVDDVATREQVLSNLLDDAETALSPNASGALSTFIGAATILLREGLEALLIVVAMIAFLRKAERMEVMPYVHAGWTGALVAGFLTWVVATWLIGISGASRELTEGFGSVFAAVVLLSIGIWMHGKSQAGQWQRYIKARMATALSGRSAWFLFGLAFIVVYREVFETILFYAALWTPGSGAALLAGAATACVALAIIAWALLRYSRILPIAKFFNYSSWLMAILTVVLAGKGIAALQEAGIVGIRPLGGVPRLELIGLFPTWQSVGAQGLMVAAVIAGFWANHRKAMKEASATPPR; this is translated from the coding sequence ATGGTCCCCCGCGTTACCCGGTGGCTTGCTGGATTCACCTTCTTTGTTCTTCTTACGACGACATGCCTGGCCGCTGAACCCTATGCGGCCGACGCGCAAACGGCCTGGCGACTGCTCGACTACATCGCCGTGGACTATGCGGGCGCGGTCAACCATGGAGTCGTGTCCAGCCCTGCGGAATACGCCGAGCAGCAGGAATTTGCGGCCACGGTTGCCACCCACATCGCTGCCTTGCCGGAGAAGCCGGGCAAGGCAGCTCTCCTGGCGCAATCAGACGCGCTGAAAGCAGCGATCGCATCGAAGTCGGAACCGAAGGACGTCGCCGACGCCTCGCACCGTCTCGCAGCGGCCCTGCTGGCTGCCTACCCCGTACCCCTGGCGCCCTCGCGCGTCCCGGACTTCGCGCGCGGCGCGCAGCTCTTCCAGCAGAACTGCATGGCATGTCACGGCGCCACTGGTCATGGCGATGGCCCTGCCGCGAAAGCCCTCGCTACCCCGCCCATCGCCTTCACCGACCAGGATCGCGCGCGCGAGCGCAGCGTGTTCTCGCTGTACCAGATCGTGACGCAAGGCGTCGACGGCACGCCGATGCCGAGCTTCGCCAGCCTGTCCGACGATGACCGCTGGTCGCTCGCGCTTTATGTCGGCCACTTTGCCGTCCCCGACCCGGTCGCCGCCGCAGGCGAACAGCGCTGGAAGAACGACGCAGGCACGCACAAGGACGTCCCCGACCTCACCTCGCTCGTCACCACGACACCGGCCGCGCTGGGCAAGCGCATCGGCCAGCAACAAGCCGACGAGATCATGGGCTACCTCCGCCGCCATCCCGAGGCCCTCGCACCGAAGGTCTCGGCGTCGTCGCTGTCCGTCGTTCGCGACAAGCTCAAGGCGAGTCTCGCGGCCTATCGCGAAGGCGACAAACCGGGCGCAAGCACGCTTGCGCTGTCGGCCTACCTGGATGGTTTCGAGCCGATCGAGCCCTTGCTCGGTACCCGCGATAGCACCCTGCTCGAACATATCGAAGGGTCGATGGGCGAATACCGCGCGGCCATTGAACACGGCGCTACCGTCGACGACGTCGCCACCCGCGAACAGGTCCTGAGCAATCTGCTGGACGATGCGGAGACCGCGCTGTCGCCGAATGCCAGCGGCGCGCTTTCCACTTTCATCGGTGCAGCGACCATTCTTCTTCGCGAAGGGCTGGAAGCGCTGCTCATCGTGGTCGCGATGATCGCCTTCCTGCGCAAGGCCGAGCGCATGGAAGTGATGCCGTATGTTCACGCCGGCTGGACCGGCGCACTCGTCGCTGGCTTCCTCACCTGGGTGGTCGCGACGTGGCTGATCGGCATCAGCGGTGCGAGTCGCGAACTGACCGAGGGTTTTGGTTCGGTGTTCGCGGCCGTGGTGCTGCTGTCCATCGGCATCTGGATGCATGGCAAGTCACAAGCCGGCCAGTGGCAGCGCTATATCAAGGCGCGCATGGCGACCGCGCTCTCGGGACGCTCGGCGTGGTTCCTGTTCGGACTGGCCTTCATCGTGGTGTATCGCGAGGTGTTCGAGACGATCCTGTTCTACGCCGCGCTATGGACACCCGGCAGCGGCGCCGCCTTGCTCGCCGGTGCCGCCACCGCATGCGTCGCGCTCGCGATCATTGCCTGGGCCCTGCTCCGCTACAGCCGCATCCTGCCCATCGCCAAGTTCTTCAATTACAGCTCCTGGCTGATGGCGATCCTCACCGTCGTGCTGGCGGGCAAAGGCATCGCCGCCCTGCAGGAGGCCGGCATCGTCGGCATCCGGCCGCTCGGCGGCGTGCCACGGCTCGAGCTGATCGGGCTCTTCCCGACCTGGCAGAGCGTCGGCGCACAGGGCCTCATGGTGGCAGCCGTGATTGCCGGATTCTGGGCAAACCACCGCAAGGCCATGAAAGAAGCGTCCGCCACGCCGCCGCGCTAA
- a CDS encoding restriction endonuclease — protein MEDWRQFEEEVRHVYQALASQKGEGMLVAQNARIKGHSGTFHQVDVYYEFDRDGVRYRVAIECADTKLPVDKGRIGDFAFRLNDIGNILGVVVSRGGYQLGADTLAGQYGIELLQPQDLPLMGTLLAKQMSIVSLPDETSLGQPFWTVMALHDGKTTGGYYATEQPGTTRRHIPLLYSKSHAERIMREGRLDPHQWGVRGLPGSALRAFVQTLDVLEKQGGGAVILFLPPAARGDADFIAIPITTEQLADQYVVTTSSR, from the coding sequence GTGGAAGATTGGCGCCAGTTCGAGGAAGAGGTCCGGCACGTTTATCAAGCGCTGGCGAGTCAGAAAGGCGAGGGGATGCTGGTCGCGCAGAACGCGCGGATCAAAGGCCACTCTGGGACTTTCCATCAGGTCGATGTGTACTACGAGTTCGATCGCGACGGTGTGCGCTACAGGGTAGCGATCGAATGTGCGGATACCAAACTTCCCGTCGACAAGGGCCGTATCGGTGACTTCGCCTTCCGCTTGAACGACATCGGCAACATCCTCGGCGTGGTCGTCTCTCGCGGTGGGTACCAACTCGGTGCGGATACGCTGGCTGGCCAGTACGGCATCGAACTCCTGCAACCGCAGGACCTGCCGCTGATGGGCACGCTCCTCGCTAAACAGATGTCCATCGTATCGCTGCCCGACGAAACATCGTTGGGCCAGCCGTTCTGGACCGTCATGGCCTTGCACGATGGCAAGACCACAGGTGGCTATTACGCGACGGAGCAGCCTGGGACCACTCGGCGTCACATCCCGCTCCTGTACAGCAAGAGTCACGCGGAACGCATCATGCGCGAAGGCCGTCTGGATCCTCATCAATGGGGCGTCAGAGGGCTGCCCGGGTCCGCGCTTCGCGCGTTCGTCCAGACGCTGGATGTGCTCGAAAAACAAGGCGGAGGCGCGGTGATTCTGTTTCTCCCACCCGCGGCGCGAGGCGATGCGGATTTCATCGCGATCCCCATTACGACGGAGCAGTTGGCCGACCAATACGTCGTCACGACGAGCTCTCGGTAA
- a CDS encoding glycoside hydrolase family 76 protein — protein sequence MKPGALRIRVRTLLAVASLTVMAVSFPSAAAEQTPLPLRQSDGPTAMARARVAADVLMNSYEPDKAWFPSSWWNSAVALQTVGDYMERTGDRRYLGQLNNTFEKDKGVFPAGVLSGDPLLGNFTSRAIDDSEWWGLTWLQAYDLTRDPKYLNMAVTIADYVNGYWDTGTCGGGVWWDGERTYKNAIVNGLWIRLTAELHNRIPGDTLWLGRSRTAWAWFQGSGMINANGLVNDGLTNACTNNGQNVWSYNQGLAIGAGLELWRATRDPQILNSVRRLADAAIGPDALVTEGVLSETCDAADQTCDDNAKQFKGIFMRYWTDLVDTTHERRYAAFLDQQATNLWQNDRDAAGRFGTRWSGATNDDHPNVFDWRTQASALSALIGDVPTPTPLASLAATLSPAQPVVMPAASGVTSLPLALGASATGYFPLLAIASVDAPAGWNASPRASVLRLQPRGNALPVSTTQPLKVTVPAAATDGHHLVTVNLLAAGLRFTTQADVLVAHTIDFDTGTVNENPWLFDAGGSQSNGVQNRFADGNAHFTYRFPFPADTTSAHVTLTIDAEFLVQASTDNEHWTTVLQESQPVTDGSNKADRNVDLTPYLGAAADGSKPVYLKVSDAFPNDGWGGRVYHVTANIVE from the coding sequence ATGAAGCCCGGCGCACTGCGCATACGTGTTCGTACCCTGCTGGCCGTCGCCAGCCTGACGGTCATGGCCGTCTCCTTCCCCTCGGCTGCCGCCGAACAGACACCTTTGCCCTTACGACAAAGTGACGGCCCGACGGCCATGGCGCGTGCCCGGGTCGCCGCCGATGTGTTGATGAACTCATACGAACCGGACAAAGCCTGGTTTCCCTCCAGTTGGTGGAACTCCGCCGTCGCGCTGCAAACCGTCGGCGACTACATGGAGCGCACCGGCGACCGCCGCTATCTCGGTCAACTGAACAACACCTTCGAGAAAGACAAAGGCGTCTTTCCGGCGGGCGTGCTGTCCGGTGATCCGCTGCTGGGCAATTTCACCAGCCGCGCCATCGACGACTCCGAGTGGTGGGGCCTCACCTGGTTGCAGGCCTATGACCTGACCCGCGACCCGAAGTACCTGAACATGGCCGTGACCATCGCCGATTACGTGAACGGCTATTGGGACACCGGAACCTGTGGCGGCGGCGTCTGGTGGGATGGCGAGCGTACATATAAGAACGCCATCGTCAACGGACTCTGGATCCGTCTCACCGCCGAACTGCACAACCGGATTCCCGGCGACACGCTGTGGCTGGGTCGGTCCAGGACGGCGTGGGCCTGGTTCCAGGGCAGCGGAATGATCAATGCCAACGGCTTGGTCAACGACGGCCTGACCAACGCATGTACCAACAACGGCCAGAACGTGTGGAGTTATAACCAGGGCCTGGCCATCGGCGCCGGACTGGAGTTGTGGCGTGCCACGCGGGATCCGCAGATTCTCAACTCGGTAAGGCGCCTCGCCGATGCCGCGATAGGCCCCGACGCGCTGGTGACCGAGGGTGTCCTCAGCGAAACCTGCGATGCGGCCGATCAGACCTGCGATGACAACGCCAAGCAGTTCAAGGGCATCTTCATGCGTTATTGGACCGACCTCGTCGACACCACGCATGAGCGCCGTTACGCAGCCTTCCTCGACCAGCAGGCCACCAACCTCTGGCAGAACGACCGCGATGCCGCCGGCCGATTCGGCACACGCTGGTCGGGCGCGACCAACGACGACCACCCCAACGTATTCGACTGGCGCACACAGGCAAGCGCCCTCAGCGCCCTGATTGGCGACGTACCGACGCCGACGCCCTTGGCATCCCTGGCGGCGACGCTATCACCGGCGCAACCGGTGGTCATGCCGGCCGCGTCGGGTGTCACCAGCCTTCCCCTCGCGCTTGGCGCCTCGGCGACCGGGTACTTTCCTTTGCTGGCGATCGCTTCCGTCGATGCACCCGCGGGATGGAACGCATCGCCGCGCGCCTCTGTTCTACGCTTGCAGCCTCGTGGCAACGCACTACCTGTCAGCACGACTCAACCGTTGAAAGTCACCGTGCCAGCGGCGGCGACGGATGGGCACCATCTCGTCACCGTCAACTTGCTGGCCGCTGGACTGCGCTTCACGACCCAGGCCGACGTGCTGGTGGCGCACACCATCGATTTCGATACCGGCACCGTGAATGAAAATCCGTGGCTGTTCGATGCCGGCGGGTCGCAGAGCAATGGCGTGCAGAATCGCTTCGCCGATGGCAATGCGCACTTCACCTATCGATTCCCCTTTCCGGCCGACACTACCTCGGCACACGTCACCCTCACCATCGATGCCGAATTCCTGGTGCAGGCCAGCACCGATAACGAGCACTGGACCACCGTGCTGCAAGAATCGCAGCCGGTCACCGATGGCTCGAACAAGGCCGATCGAAACGTCGACCTGACACCGTATCTCGGCGCCGCCGCCGACGGCTCCAAACCGGTTTACCTGAAAGTGTCGGATGCGTTTCCGAACGATGGCTGGGGCGGTCGCGTGTATCACGTGACGGCGAATATCGTCGAATAG
- a CDS encoding cupin-like domain-containing protein, with translation MTPSSPPMITMDWDGFDPWRVTPLTHTFTDHPLLQRDALVELGKRCRGTNRWYSFNDGVTPGTDFDAAASLYPCGRSAVDSLRAIESAKAWVLLRHIQADPTYRSLVDLAFEPIQAKIERKDPGVYYRAGWIFSASAHTVTPFHIDRSHVLLLQVAGTKTVYVWDPYDPETIDDETRDAFHARHDLSHARWREEFREHAHVFQLAPGEGVYMPLTSPHMVETSDEASTTISFTYDTAATRRMGKVHVLRDALNRIGIHAPPVGKHGAFDAAAWLASSALVAVGGPGGKPPACPSLRRRYTYAVAD, from the coding sequence ATGACGCCCTCTAGCCCTCCGATGATCACGATGGATTGGGATGGTTTCGATCCCTGGCGGGTCACTCCGCTGACGCACACGTTCACCGATCACCCGCTGTTACAGCGCGATGCCCTGGTCGAACTCGGCAAGCGCTGTCGCGGCACCAACCGCTGGTACAGCTTCAACGACGGCGTGACGCCGGGCACCGATTTCGATGCTGCGGCGTCGTTGTATCCCTGCGGTCGATCTGCGGTCGACTCGCTACGCGCTATCGAGAGTGCCAAAGCCTGGGTGCTCCTTCGACACATCCAGGCCGACCCCACGTACCGATCCCTGGTCGATCTCGCTTTCGAACCGATCCAGGCGAAGATCGAACGCAAGGACCCGGGTGTCTACTATCGCGCGGGCTGGATCTTTTCGGCCTCGGCGCACACCGTTACCCCATTCCACATCGATCGCAGTCACGTGCTCCTGCTCCAGGTAGCCGGCACCAAAACCGTCTACGTGTGGGACCCCTACGATCCAGAGACGATCGACGACGAGACGCGCGATGCATTCCACGCACGGCACGATCTGAGTCACGCACGCTGGCGGGAGGAATTCCGCGAGCACGCGCATGTGTTCCAGCTAGCGCCGGGTGAGGGCGTCTATATGCCACTGACCAGCCCGCACATGGTCGAGACCAGCGATGAGGCATCGACGACGATCAGCTTTACCTACGACACGGCGGCGACGCGTCGCATGGGCAAGGTGCATGTCTTGCGCGACGCGCTCAATCGCATCGGCATCCATGCACCGCCGGTGGGCAAGCATGGCGCCTTCGACGCCGCGGCATGGTTGGCGTCGTCGGCATTGGTGGCGGTCGGAGGTCCGGGAGGAAAACCGCCGGCGTGCCCATCGCTACGCCGGCGTTATACGTATGCCGTCGCGGACTGA
- a CDS encoding alpha-galactosidase D produces the protein MPSLIHAAVACGLLSLAASASAQVNGVGQKPYLGWSSFSQQTLDSAFLTQANMIKQSDALKASGLQAHGYTYINLDSGWQGGFDANGRPTPDPTTFPDIKAMIDHIHANGQKAGIYWIPGVEQPAVQANSPILGTPQHITDILAVPYRAGNAFGAPGTSPYHYKIDFSKPGAQEYMDSVVALFASWGVDFIKLDGVTPGSYSDDLSIDNRDDVAAWSKAIAKTGRPIWLTVSWQVDKDYQDVWTTYANGRRIDDDVECEGRCATLTNWPRIEKRFRDLPAWQETSGPKTGWNDLDTLDIGDGDLDGLSLDEKRSAMTIWAMANAPLYLGGDLTKLDETGKRLATNDEVLAVDQSGKPARQVLGGDLNVWVSDLGNGRYYLALTNMNATTTVARLPWNLVGLTGTRRMRDLWNHQELGPSVGEHEVVLPPHGTQLMLVEALPGHVAPTPTTSYEAEQGVLSGNAASYACPGCSNDNKVGGLGLGANNTVSIEGVYAPQSGAYLMQIDSLTLGLRSYLYQVNDGPFRTFNSGGSSFQLPSSSTVPVCLQKGLNRIRFGNAVSYPPDLDRIVISGRGDARLPSGTTYEAEAATLGGSVTAGFSNYSSGLAKAGNIGGGSANNVTFTNVTVPYAGVYQLEIDYLTQGPRSFFLSINGAGAKELSLNGSSFDDPVAKVLEVPLHAGQNTLQFSNPSGNAPDLDRIVVTPRVLPAVLGVSTQACKKDLH, from the coding sequence ATGCCTTCCCTGATCCACGCGGCGGTTGCCTGCGGATTGCTTTCGCTGGCTGCCAGCGCATCGGCCCAGGTGAATGGCGTGGGTCAGAAGCCTTACCTGGGCTGGAGCAGCTTCAGTCAGCAGACGCTGGACTCGGCCTTCCTTACCCAGGCCAACATGATCAAGCAGTCGGATGCACTGAAGGCATCGGGACTGCAAGCGCATGGGTACACGTACATCAATCTCGACTCTGGCTGGCAAGGCGGATTCGACGCCAACGGGCGTCCGACGCCCGATCCCACGACTTTTCCCGACATCAAGGCGATGATCGACCACATCCACGCCAATGGTCAGAAGGCAGGTATTTACTGGATTCCCGGTGTGGAGCAACCGGCGGTGCAGGCTAATTCGCCTATTCTCGGAACGCCGCAGCACATCACCGATATCCTCGCGGTGCCGTATCGCGCGGGTAACGCCTTCGGTGCCCCGGGAACCTCGCCGTACCACTACAAGATCGATTTTTCGAAGCCAGGTGCGCAGGAATACATGGATTCCGTGGTCGCCCTGTTCGCTTCCTGGGGCGTGGACTTCATCAAGCTCGATGGTGTCACCCCGGGCTCGTACAGCGACGACCTCAGTATCGACAATCGTGACGACGTGGCCGCCTGGTCGAAGGCCATCGCAAAGACCGGTCGTCCCATCTGGCTGACGGTATCGTGGCAGGTCGACAAGGACTACCAGGATGTCTGGACGACGTACGCGAACGGGCGTCGCATCGACGATGACGTGGAGTGCGAAGGTCGCTGCGCCACACTAACCAACTGGCCGCGCATCGAGAAGCGCTTTCGCGATCTCCCCGCCTGGCAGGAGACGTCGGGGCCGAAGACCGGCTGGAACGATCTGGACACGCTGGATATCGGGGACGGCGACCTTGACGGCTTGAGCCTCGACGAAAAGCGTTCGGCCATGACGATCTGGGCGATGGCGAATGCGCCGTTGTACCTCGGCGGTGATCTGACGAAACTGGACGAGACCGGCAAGCGTCTGGCTACCAATGATGAAGTACTCGCCGTCGACCAGTCCGGCAAACCCGCCAGACAGGTGCTTGGTGGCGATCTCAACGTTTGGGTAAGCGATCTGGGTAACGGTCGCTACTACCTCGCGCTGACCAATATGAATGCGACGACCACCGTCGCCCGGCTTCCGTGGAACCTCGTCGGCCTGACCGGTACGCGTCGGATGCGTGACTTGTGGAATCATCAGGAGCTAGGTCCCTCGGTGGGTGAACACGAGGTTGTCTTGCCGCCGCACGGGACGCAGTTGATGCTGGTCGAGGCGTTGCCGGGCCATGTCGCGCCGACACCGACGACCAGCTATGAGGCGGAGCAGGGCGTCCTGAGTGGTAACGCGGCATCGTATGCCTGCCCCGGTTGCTCGAATGACAACAAGGTCGGCGGCCTGGGGCTTGGTGCCAACAATACGGTCAGCATCGAAGGGGTCTACGCGCCGCAAAGCGGCGCCTACCTGATGCAGATCGATTCACTCACCCTTGGCCTGCGCTCGTACCTGTATCAGGTCAACGACGGCCCGTTCCGGACTTTCAACTCCGGAGGGAGCAGCTTCCAGTTGCCCTCGAGCAGCACCGTTCCGGTGTGTCTCCAGAAGGGGTTGAACCGTATCCGCTTCGGCAACGCCGTGAGCTACCCGCCCGATCTGGATCGCATCGTGATCAGTGGTCGCGGTGATGCGCGTTTGCCGAGCGGCACCACGTATGAGGCAGAGGCTGCCACGTTGGGCGGCTCGGTCACCGCGGGCTTCAGCAATTACTCGTCGGGTCTGGCCAAGGCGGGAAACATCGGTGGCGGCAGCGCCAACAACGTGACGTTTACCAACGTGACCGTTCCCTATGCCGGCGTCTACCAGCTTGAGATCGACTACCTTACCCAAGGCCCTCGCTCGTTCTTCCTCTCGATCAACGGCGCGGGTGCAAAGGAGCTGAGTCTTAACGGCAGCAGCTTCGACGATCCGGTGGCGAAGGTGCTGGAAGTGCCGCTCCACGCCGGCCAGAACACCCTCCAGTTCAGCAACCCCAGCGGCAACGCGCCCGACCTCGATCGCATCGTCGTCACCCCGCGCGTTCTTCCGGCCGTGCTCGGCGTTTCCACACAGGCCTGCAAGAAGGACTTGCACTAA
- a CDS encoding DUF3313 domain-containing protein, with translation MRPSLSVLLGLFVLTLATAAAVPPQSGFLDSYPPLQPDARHPGSFIYLAPGGSLKGLTKVQIDPILVWYSKDSTYQGIDPNELSAVTENLRKALVKHLEPTYPVVDTAGPDVLHLRIAITNVMAEKKKRGILGYTPVGFVIGAAKNAATAGPNINIASATLEVELLDGSGKRIAVAIDPLLGADIQKENLTWSDIGKVLDAAGTRLRGRMDSDNLHP, from the coding sequence ATGCGTCCCTCCCTGTCCGTTCTTCTCGGCCTGTTCGTCCTTACGCTGGCCACCGCCGCGGCCGTGCCGCCGCAAAGCGGATTCCTCGATTCCTACCCGCCCTTGCAGCCGGATGCGCGCCATCCGGGCTCCTTCATCTACCTGGCGCCCGGCGGCAGCTTGAAGGGGCTGACCAAGGTCCAGATCGATCCGATTCTCGTGTGGTATTCCAAGGATTCCACCTACCAGGGTATCGACCCGAACGAACTCTCCGCTGTAACGGAGAACCTGCGTAAAGCGCTGGTCAAGCACCTCGAGCCGACCTATCCCGTGGTCGACACGGCCGGACCCGACGTACTCCACCTGCGCATCGCCATCACCAACGTGATGGCCGAAAAGAAAAAGCGCGGCATCCTCGGCTACACGCCGGTCGGCTTCGTCATCGGCGCCGCGAAGAACGCTGCAACAGCGGGTCCGAACATCAACATCGCCTCGGCGACGCTGGAGGTGGAGCTACTCGACGGCTCCGGCAAACGTATCGCCGTCGCGATCGACCCGCTGCTCGGCGCGGACATCCAGAAAGAAAACCTCACCTGGTCGGACATCGGCAAAGTGCTCGACGCCGCCGGCACACGCCTCAGGGGCCGTATGGACAGCGACAATCTTCACCCATGA